In one window of Fictibacillus phosphorivorans DNA:
- a CDS encoding dihydrolipoamide acetyltransferase family protein, producing MAFEFKLPDIGEGIHEGEIVKWFVKAGDEVKEDDILLEVQNDKAVVEIPSPVDGKILELKVDEGTVSVVGDVLVTIEAEGEIPADAHGGGDEAPEQPKAEEEKNVTADQAQADKSEAKTEDTAKEEPADESKRVIAMPSVRKYAREKEVDIRKVQGSGDNGRVLKEDIDKFVSGGGAAEAAPQATEEAPKAEAKKEAPKAIPAGEMETREKIKGIRKAISKAMVNSKHTAPHVTLMDEVDVTDLVAHRKKFKQVAADKGIKLTYLPYVVKALTSALREYPVLNASIDDANEEIVYKHYYNIGIAADTDNGLMVPVVKDADRKSIFKISSEINELATKARDGKLSGEEMKGGSCTITNIGSAGGQWFTPVINHPEVAILGIGRIAEKAVVKDGEVVVAPVLALSLSFDHRLIDGATAQNALNHIKRLLNDPQLLVMEA from the coding sequence GTGGCATTTGAATTTAAGCTTCCCGATATTGGAGAAGGAATTCACGAAGGTGAAATTGTAAAGTGGTTTGTAAAAGCAGGGGACGAAGTTAAAGAAGACGATATCCTGCTTGAAGTACAAAACGATAAAGCTGTAGTAGAAATCCCATCTCCTGTAGACGGTAAAATTCTTGAACTTAAAGTAGACGAAGGAACAGTATCTGTAGTTGGTGATGTTCTAGTAACAATTGAAGCAGAAGGTGAAATTCCTGCTGATGCTCATGGCGGTGGCGATGAAGCTCCAGAACAACCTAAAGCTGAAGAAGAAAAGAACGTAACTGCTGATCAAGCTCAAGCAGATAAATCAGAAGCAAAAACTGAGGATACTGCTAAAGAAGAACCTGCAGACGAATCTAAGCGTGTAATCGCAATGCCTTCTGTTCGTAAATATGCGCGTGAAAAAGAAGTTGATATTCGTAAAGTACAAGGTTCTGGAGATAACGGACGTGTACTTAAAGAAGACATCGACAAATTCGTAAGTGGCGGGGGAGCGGCTGAAGCAGCACCACAAGCAACTGAAGAAGCGCCTAAAGCTGAAGCGAAGAAAGAAGCGCCTAAAGCGATTCCTGCTGGAGAAATGGAAACTCGTGAAAAGATCAAAGGAATTAGAAAAGCGATTTCAAAAGCGATGGTTAATTCCAAACATACAGCTCCACATGTTACACTTATGGATGAAGTGGACGTTACTGATCTTGTTGCACACCGTAAGAAGTTCAAGCAAGTTGCTGCAGATAAAGGCATCAAGCTTACTTATCTTCCATACGTGGTAAAAGCATTAACTTCTGCACTACGTGAATACCCTGTGCTTAATGCATCTATCGACGATGCAAACGAAGAAATCGTGTACAAGCACTATTACAACATCGGTATTGCAGCAGATACAGATAACGGTCTAATGGTACCAGTTGTTAAAGATGCTGATCGTAAATCCATCTTCAAAATCTCTTCTGAAATCAATGAATTAGCTACTAAAGCACGTGATGGTAAGCTTTCTGGTGAAGAGATGAAAGGCGGATCTTGCACGATTACGAATATCGGTTCTGCAGGCGGTCAATGGTTCACACCAGTAATCAACCACCCAGAAGTAGCGATCTTAGGTATCGGCCGTATTGCTGAAAAAGCAGTTGTTAAAGATGGAGAAGTAGTAGTAGCTCCTGTTTTAGCTTTATCTCTTAGCTTTGACCACCGTCTGATCGATGGTGCAACAGCTCAAAATGCATTGAATCACATTAAGCGTTTATTGAACGATCCACAACTATTAGTAATGGAGGCGTAA
- the lpdA gene encoding dihydrolipoyl dehydrogenase, whose amino-acid sequence MVVGDFPIELDTLVIGSGPGGYVAAIRAAQLGQKVAIAEKAEMGGVCLNVGCIPSKALINAGHRVEHANHSEDMGITVDNVTVDFSKVQDWKAGIVKKLTGGVEGLLKGNKVEIIRGEAYFVNENTVRIMDEKNSQTYTFKNAIIATGSRPIEIPGFKWSDRIISSTGALALKEIPKKMVVIGGGYIGMELGTAYANFGTEVTILEGSKQILPGFEKQMSQVVSKRLKKKGNVEVFTEAMAKGVEETKDGVTVTAEIKGESMTFEADYVLVTVGRRPNTEELGLEQVGVEMTERGLIKINKKAQTNVSGIYAIGDVVEGPALAHKASYEGKVAAEVISGHAAEIDYMAIPAVVFTDPELATVGYDEKSAKEAGFDVKASKFPFAANGRALSMNETDGFMKLITRKEDGLVLGAQIAGGNASDMIAELGLAIEAGMTAEDIAMTIHAHPTFGEISMEAAEVAIGLPVHIVK is encoded by the coding sequence ATGGTAGTAGGAGATTTTCCAATTGAGTTAGACACACTTGTCATAGGTTCAGGTCCTGGGGGATATGTTGCAGCAATCCGTGCAGCACAATTAGGACAAAAAGTGGCTATTGCGGAAAAGGCAGAAATGGGCGGCGTTTGTTTGAACGTTGGTTGTATTCCATCAAAAGCTTTAATTAATGCAGGCCACCGTGTAGAACATGCGAATCACTCTGAAGATATGGGGATTACTGTTGATAACGTAACAGTTGATTTCAGTAAAGTTCAAGACTGGAAAGCAGGCATCGTTAAGAAGCTTACTGGAGGAGTTGAAGGACTTTTAAAAGGAAATAAAGTTGAAATCATTCGTGGTGAAGCTTATTTCGTAAATGAAAACACTGTACGTATCATGGATGAGAAGAACTCTCAAACATACACGTTCAAAAATGCGATCATCGCTACTGGTTCACGCCCGATTGAAATCCCAGGTTTTAAATGGAGTGACCGTATTATCTCTTCTACAGGAGCTCTTGCTCTTAAAGAGATTCCTAAGAAGATGGTAGTGATAGGTGGCGGTTATATCGGTATGGAGCTTGGAACAGCTTATGCGAACTTCGGTACTGAAGTAACAATCCTTGAAGGAAGCAAACAAATCCTTCCTGGTTTTGAAAAGCAAATGAGCCAAGTCGTTTCAAAACGCTTAAAGAAAAAAGGCAATGTAGAAGTATTTACTGAAGCTATGGCTAAAGGCGTTGAAGAAACTAAAGACGGTGTTACTGTAACAGCTGAGATCAAAGGTGAGTCTATGACTTTTGAAGCTGATTATGTTCTCGTAACGGTTGGTCGTCGTCCAAATACTGAAGAACTTGGTCTTGAGCAAGTTGGTGTTGAAATGACTGAACGTGGTCTGATCAAAATCAATAAAAAAGCTCAAACAAATGTTAGCGGTATCTATGCAATTGGTGATGTAGTTGAAGGTCCAGCACTTGCTCACAAAGCTTCTTACGAAGGTAAAGTAGCTGCGGAAGTGATTTCAGGACATGCTGCAGAGATCGATTACATGGCTATCCCTGCGGTAGTGTTCACAGATCCTGAACTTGCAACAGTTGGTTACGATGAGAAATCTGCTAAAGAAGCAGGATTTGATGTGAAAGCATCTAAATTCCCATTCGCAGCTAACGGTCGTGCTCTATCTATGAACGAGACAGATGGTTTCATGAAACTTATCACTCGTAAAGAAGATGGACTTGTACTAGGAGCTCAAATTGCTGGTGGAAATGCATCTGATATGATCGCAGAACTAGGATTGGCAATTGAAGCAGGTATGACTGCTGAAGACATCGCTATGACAATTCATGCTCATCCGACTTTCGGAGAGATTTCTATGGAAGCAGCTGAAGTTGCAATCGGACTTCCTGTACACATTGTAAAATAA